From Pseudomonas hormoni:
TGGCAACAATCCAGCAAACCACCAGCATAAACGCCGCGGTAAGGCGATCCAGCGTCTTGGGCGCCGGACGCTTGCCACTCTTCACGATCAAACCTTTAAGACCCTCACTGGCACCGATGTAGTGACCCAGGAACGACTTGGAAATCGCCACAAACGCAATCAACGGCGCTGCAAACGCAATCGTCGGGTTACTGAAGTGATTAGCCAGGTACGACAGGATCGACAGGTTCTGCGCCTTCGCTTCCGCCAGTTGTGCCGGCGACAGGGTCAGCACGCAGCTGAACACGAAGAACAGCACCATCACCACCATCAACACATGCGCGCGGGACAGGATCTGCGAGCTGCGCTCTTCGGCGTGGTCACCGTAGCGACGCTTCTGGTCCACCGCGAACGCCGAGATGATCGGCGAGTGGTTGAACGAGAACACCATCACCGGAATCGCCAGCCACAAGGTGTGTAACAGCGCCGACGGCTCAGGCAACGTCGATGCGGTGCTCAGGATGCCGCCATTCCAGTGCGGAACCAGGAACACCGCCAGGAACAGCAACGCCACGATAAACGGATACACCATCAGGCTCATGGCCTTGACGATCACCTGCTCGCCGCAACGCACCACCGCCAGCAGGCCGAGGATCAGCACAAACGACAAAACAGCGCGCGGTGGCGGCATGATGTGCAGTTGGTGCTCAAGGAAACTGCCGACGGTGTTGGTCAGCGCCACGCTGTAAATCAGCAGGATCGGAAAGATCGCGAAGAAGTACAGCAAGGTGATCAGCGCACCGGCCTTGATGCCGAAGTGTTCTTCCACCACTTCGGTGATGTCCGCGCCTTCGCGTCCGGACAATACGAAACGGGTCAGGCCACGGTGTGCGTAAAAGGTCATGGGGAACGCCAGCAGCGCCAGGATCAGCAACGGCCAGAAACCGCCCAAACCCGCGTTGATCGGCAAAAACAGCGTACCGGCTCCGATGGCCGTGCCAAACAGGCCGAGCATCCAGGTGGTGTCATGGCGGTTCCAGCCTTCAAGGCTGACAGGTTTCGCCGCTACATAGCGTTCGTTGACGCTATTGGCCTGATCATTCATCCGGTGGGATCTCCGCATTCCGGTCAGTTGCTACCCGGTCAGGACGAGTCGGAAAAATCCGACAGGCAGCGCCCTGACCGAAACAGGGGCGCGATTGTCCGGGATTAATGAGCAGAAGCAAAGACTTAGGTGAGGAATGGTGGTGCGGATCAGTTGAACATACGAATTTTTCCCACCCTGTGGGAGCGAGCCTGCCCGCAAAACGATGGCACATTCAGCAGGGATTCTGTCTGATTCAGCGCCTTCGCTAGCAGGCTAGCTCCCACAGTGATCATCACAACGTTTGAGATTCGCGGCCTGTACGCTTCATCGCCAAATGCAGACTCGACTTGATAAAGGTTTCCCGTCATGTATTTTTAACCAATCTTCATTCTGCTTGAGGGAAATGCCATGCCACTGGTTCGCATCGACATCAAAAAGCATCAGGACCCCACCCACGCCAAACGCATCGGTCAGTTGATCTACGCCGCCA
This genomic window contains:
- a CDS encoding serine/threonine transporter → MNDQANSVNERYVAAKPVSLEGWNRHDTTWMLGLFGTAIGAGTLFLPINAGLGGFWPLLILALLAFPMTFYAHRGLTRFVLSGREGADITEVVEEHFGIKAGALITLLYFFAIFPILLIYSVALTNTVGSFLEHQLHIMPPPRAVLSFVLILGLLAVVRCGEQVIVKAMSLMVYPFIVALLFLAVFLVPHWNGGILSTASTLPEPSALLHTLWLAIPVMVFSFNHSPIISAFAVDQKRRYGDHAEERSSQILSRAHVLMVVMVLFFVFSCVLTLSPAQLAEAKAQNLSILSYLANHFSNPTIAFAAPLIAFVAISKSFLGHYIGASEGLKGLIVKSGKRPAPKTLDRLTAAFMLVVCWIVATLNPSILGMIETLGGPVIAAILFLMPMYAIRKVPAMARFRGQASNVFVTAVGLVAISALIYSLSA